One window of the Hemitrygon akajei chromosome 5, sHemAka1.3, whole genome shotgun sequence genome contains the following:
- the LOC140728058 gene encoding tubulin alpha-4A chain-like isoform X3, with protein MRECISIHIGQAGVQMGNACWELYCLEHGIQPDGHRPDGRSNAEADDSFDTFFCEMGSGKHVPRAIFLDLEPTVIDEVRTGAYRQLFHPEQLITGKEDAANNYARGHYTIGKELIDPVLERLRKLADQCTGLQGFFVFHSFGGGTGSGFTSLLMERLSVDYGKKSKLEFCIYPAPQISTAVVEPYNAILTTHTTLEHTDCSFMVDNEAIYNICRRNLDIERPGYVNLNRLIGQIVSSITASLRFDGALNVDLTEFQTNLVPYPRIHFPLVTYAPVISAEKAYHEQLSVAEITSSCFEPGNQMVKCDPRHGKYMACCLLYRGDVVPKDVNAAIAAIKTRRSIQFVDWCPTGFKVGINYQPPTVVPGGDLAKVQRAVCMLSNTTAIAEAWARLDHKFDLMYAKRAFVHWYVGEGMEEGEFSEAREDMAALEKDYEEVCADSTADDNDGDEY; from the exons aTG CGTGAATGTATCTCCATCCATATTGGCCAGGCTGGTGTCCAGATGGGCAACGCCTGCTGGGAGCTGTACTGCTTGGAGCACGGCATCCAGCCAGACGGCCATAGACCAGACGGCAGAAGCAATGCAGAGGCTGATGACTCATTCGACACCTTCTTCTGCGAGATGGGGTCCGGGAAACATGTGCCCAGAGCTATCTTTCTGGATCTGGAGCCAACTGTGATCG ATGAGGTTCGCACTGGTGCCTATCGCCAGCTGTTCCACCCCGAGCAGCTCATCACTGGCAAGGAAGATGCTGCTAACAATTACGCCCGTGGGCACTACACCATTGGCAAGGAGCTGATTGATCCCGTCTTGGAGAGACTTCGGAAACTG GCTGACCAGTGCACCGGTCTTCAAGGTTTCTTTGTCTTCCACAGCTTTGGTGGTGGCACTGGTTCTGGTTTCACCTCTCTACTGATGGAACGTCTCTCCGTCGACTATGGCAAGAAGTCCAAGCTGGAGTTTTGCATCTACCCAGCTCCTCAGATCTCCACGGCTGTGGTAGAGCCCTACAACGCTATCCTGACCACCCACACCACACTAGAGCACACCGACTGTTCTTTCATGGTGGACAACGAGGCCATTTACAACATCTGCCGCAGAAACCTGGATATCGAGCGTCCTGGTTATGTGAACCTCAACAGGCTGATTGGTCAGATTGTGTCATCGATAACAGCTTCCCTTCGCTTTGATGGAGCTCTGAATGTTGATCTGACAGAGTTCCAGACCAATCTGGTGCCTTATCCCCGAATCCACTTCCCTTTGGTGACGTACGCTCCAGTGATCTCGGCTGAGAAAGCTTACCATGAGCAGCTAAGTGTGGCGGAGATCACCAGTTCCTGCTTCGAGCCAGGCAACCAGATGGTGAAGTGTGACCCTCGCCATGGCAAGTACATGGCTTGTTGTCTGCTTTACCGGGGTGATGTGGTGCCAAAAGATGTCAATGCTGCCATTGCAGCCATCAAGACCAGGCGTAGCATCCAGTTTGTAGACTGGTGCCCCACTGGCTTCAAGGTTGGCATCAATTACCAGCCTCCTACTGTGGTGCCCGGTGGTGACCTGGCCAAGGTGCAGCGTGCAGTCTGTATGCTGAGCAACACCACCGCTATTGCTGAAGCCTGGGCTCGCCTTGACCACAAGTTTGACCTGATGTATGCCAAGCGCGCATTTGTGCATTGgtatgtgggggaggggatggaggagggggagttCTCCGAGGCCCGGGAAGACATGGCAGCCTTGGAGAAGGATTATGAAGAGGTCTGTGCTGACTCTACAGCAGATGATAATGACGGAGACGAATACTGA
- the LOC140728058 gene encoding tubulin alpha-4A chain-like isoform X1 — MRECISIHIGQAGVQMGNACWELYCLEHGIQPDGHRPDGRSNAEADDSFDTFFCEMGSGKHVPRAIFLDLEPTVIDEVRTGAYRQLFHPEQLITGKEDAANNYARGHYTIGKELIDPVLERLRKLADQCTGLQGFFVFHSFGGGTGSGFTSLLMERLSVDYGKKSKLEFCIYPAPQISTAVVEPYNAILTTHTTLEHTDCSFMVDNEAIYNICRRNLDIERPGYVNLNRLIGQIVSSITASLRFDGALNVDLTEFQTNLVPYPRIHFPLVTYAPVISAEKAYHEQLSVAEITSSCFEPGNQMVKCDPRHGKYMACCLLYRGDVVPKDVNAAIAAIKTRRSIQFVDWCPTGFKVGINYQPPTVVPGGDLAKVQRAVCMLSNTTAIAEAWARLDHKFDLMYAKRAFVHWYVGEGMEEGEFSEAREDMAALEKDYEEVCADSTADDNDGDEY; from the exons CGTGAATGTATCTCCATCCATATTGGCCAGGCTGGTGTCCAGATGGGCAACGCCTGCTGGGAGCTGTACTGCTTGGAGCACGGCATCCAGCCAGACGGCCATAGACCAGACGGCAGAAGCAATGCAGAGGCTGATGACTCATTCGACACCTTCTTCTGCGAGATGGGGTCCGGGAAACATGTGCCCAGAGCTATCTTTCTGGATCTGGAGCCAACTGTGATCG ATGAGGTTCGCACTGGTGCCTATCGCCAGCTGTTCCACCCCGAGCAGCTCATCACTGGCAAGGAAGATGCTGCTAACAATTACGCCCGTGGGCACTACACCATTGGCAAGGAGCTGATTGATCCCGTCTTGGAGAGACTTCGGAAACTG GCTGACCAGTGCACCGGTCTTCAAGGTTTCTTTGTCTTCCACAGCTTTGGTGGTGGCACTGGTTCTGGTTTCACCTCTCTACTGATGGAACGTCTCTCCGTCGACTATGGCAAGAAGTCCAAGCTGGAGTTTTGCATCTACCCAGCTCCTCAGATCTCCACGGCTGTGGTAGAGCCCTACAACGCTATCCTGACCACCCACACCACACTAGAGCACACCGACTGTTCTTTCATGGTGGACAACGAGGCCATTTACAACATCTGCCGCAGAAACCTGGATATCGAGCGTCCTGGTTATGTGAACCTCAACAGGCTGATTGGTCAGATTGTGTCATCGATAACAGCTTCCCTTCGCTTTGATGGAGCTCTGAATGTTGATCTGACAGAGTTCCAGACCAATCTGGTGCCTTATCCCCGAATCCACTTCCCTTTGGTGACGTACGCTCCAGTGATCTCGGCTGAGAAAGCTTACCATGAGCAGCTAAGTGTGGCGGAGATCACCAGTTCCTGCTTCGAGCCAGGCAACCAGATGGTGAAGTGTGACCCTCGCCATGGCAAGTACATGGCTTGTTGTCTGCTTTACCGGGGTGATGTGGTGCCAAAAGATGTCAATGCTGCCATTGCAGCCATCAAGACCAGGCGTAGCATCCAGTTTGTAGACTGGTGCCCCACTGGCTTCAAGGTTGGCATCAATTACCAGCCTCCTACTGTGGTGCCCGGTGGTGACCTGGCCAAGGTGCAGCGTGCAGTCTGTATGCTGAGCAACACCACCGCTATTGCTGAAGCCTGGGCTCGCCTTGACCACAAGTTTGACCTGATGTATGCCAAGCGCGCATTTGTGCATTGgtatgtgggggaggggatggaggagggggagttCTCCGAGGCCCGGGAAGACATGGCAGCCTTGGAGAAGGATTATGAAGAGGTCTGTGCTGACTCTACAGCAGATGATAATGACGGAGACGAATACTGA
- the LOC140728058 gene encoding tubulin alpha-4A chain-like isoform X4: MGNACWELYCLEHGIQPDGHRPDGRSNAEADDSFDTFFCEMGSGKHVPRAIFLDLEPTVIDEVRTGAYRQLFHPEQLITGKEDAANNYARGHYTIGKELIDPVLERLRKLADQCTGLQGFFVFHSFGGGTGSGFTSLLMERLSVDYGKKSKLEFCIYPAPQISTAVVEPYNAILTTHTTLEHTDCSFMVDNEAIYNICRRNLDIERPGYVNLNRLIGQIVSSITASLRFDGALNVDLTEFQTNLVPYPRIHFPLVTYAPVISAEKAYHEQLSVAEITSSCFEPGNQMVKCDPRHGKYMACCLLYRGDVVPKDVNAAIAAIKTRRSIQFVDWCPTGFKVGINYQPPTVVPGGDLAKVQRAVCMLSNTTAIAEAWARLDHKFDLMYAKRAFVHWYVGEGMEEGEFSEAREDMAALEKDYEEVCADSTADDNDGDEY; this comes from the exons ATGGGCAACGCCTGCTGGGAGCTGTACTGCTTGGAGCACGGCATCCAGCCAGACGGCCATAGACCAGACGGCAGAAGCAATGCAGAGGCTGATGACTCATTCGACACCTTCTTCTGCGAGATGGGGTCCGGGAAACATGTGCCCAGAGCTATCTTTCTGGATCTGGAGCCAACTGTGATCG ATGAGGTTCGCACTGGTGCCTATCGCCAGCTGTTCCACCCCGAGCAGCTCATCACTGGCAAGGAAGATGCTGCTAACAATTACGCCCGTGGGCACTACACCATTGGCAAGGAGCTGATTGATCCCGTCTTGGAGAGACTTCGGAAACTG GCTGACCAGTGCACCGGTCTTCAAGGTTTCTTTGTCTTCCACAGCTTTGGTGGTGGCACTGGTTCTGGTTTCACCTCTCTACTGATGGAACGTCTCTCCGTCGACTATGGCAAGAAGTCCAAGCTGGAGTTTTGCATCTACCCAGCTCCTCAGATCTCCACGGCTGTGGTAGAGCCCTACAACGCTATCCTGACCACCCACACCACACTAGAGCACACCGACTGTTCTTTCATGGTGGACAACGAGGCCATTTACAACATCTGCCGCAGAAACCTGGATATCGAGCGTCCTGGTTATGTGAACCTCAACAGGCTGATTGGTCAGATTGTGTCATCGATAACAGCTTCCCTTCGCTTTGATGGAGCTCTGAATGTTGATCTGACAGAGTTCCAGACCAATCTGGTGCCTTATCCCCGAATCCACTTCCCTTTGGTGACGTACGCTCCAGTGATCTCGGCTGAGAAAGCTTACCATGAGCAGCTAAGTGTGGCGGAGATCACCAGTTCCTGCTTCGAGCCAGGCAACCAGATGGTGAAGTGTGACCCTCGCCATGGCAAGTACATGGCTTGTTGTCTGCTTTACCGGGGTGATGTGGTGCCAAAAGATGTCAATGCTGCCATTGCAGCCATCAAGACCAGGCGTAGCATCCAGTTTGTAGACTGGTGCCCCACTGGCTTCAAGGTTGGCATCAATTACCAGCCTCCTACTGTGGTGCCCGGTGGTGACCTGGCCAAGGTGCAGCGTGCAGTCTGTATGCTGAGCAACACCACCGCTATTGCTGAAGCCTGGGCTCGCCTTGACCACAAGTTTGACCTGATGTATGCCAAGCGCGCATTTGTGCATTGgtatgtgggggaggggatggaggagggggagttCTCCGAGGCCCGGGAAGACATGGCAGCCTTGGAGAAGGATTATGAAGAGGTCTGTGCTGACTCTACAGCAGATGATAATGACGGAGACGAATACTGA
- the LOC140728058 gene encoding tubulin alpha-4A chain-like isoform X2 — protein sequence MRECISIHIGQAGVQMGNACWELYCLEHGIQPDGHRPDGRSNAEADDSFDTFFCEMGSGKHVPRAIFLDLEPTVIDEVRTGAYRQLFHPEQLITGKEDAANNYARGHYTIGKELIDPVLERLRKLADQCTGLQGFFVFHSFGGGTGSGFTSLLMERLSVDYGKKSKLEFCIYPAPQISTAVVEPYNAILTTHTTLEHTDCSFMVDNEAIYNICRRNLDIERPGYVNLNRLIGQIVSSITASLRFDGALNVDLTEFQTNLVPYPRIHFPLVTYAPVISAEKAYHEQLSVAEITSSCFEPGNQMVKCDPRHGKYMACCLLYRGDVVPKDVNAAIAAIKTRRSIQFVDWCPTGFKVGINYQPPTVVPGGDLAKVQRAVCMLSNTTAIAEAWARLDHKFDLMYAKRAFVHWYVGEGMEEGEFSEAREDMAALEKDYEEVCADSTADDNDGDEY from the exons ATG CGTGAATGTATCTCCATCCATATTGGCCAGGCTGGTGTCCAGATGGGCAACGCCTGCTGGGAGCTGTACTGCTTGGAGCACGGCATCCAGCCAGACGGCCATAGACCAGACGGCAGAAGCAATGCAGAGGCTGATGACTCATTCGACACCTTCTTCTGCGAGATGGGGTCCGGGAAACATGTGCCCAGAGCTATCTTTCTGGATCTGGAGCCAACTGTGATCG ATGAGGTTCGCACTGGTGCCTATCGCCAGCTGTTCCACCCCGAGCAGCTCATCACTGGCAAGGAAGATGCTGCTAACAATTACGCCCGTGGGCACTACACCATTGGCAAGGAGCTGATTGATCCCGTCTTGGAGAGACTTCGGAAACTG GCTGACCAGTGCACCGGTCTTCAAGGTTTCTTTGTCTTCCACAGCTTTGGTGGTGGCACTGGTTCTGGTTTCACCTCTCTACTGATGGAACGTCTCTCCGTCGACTATGGCAAGAAGTCCAAGCTGGAGTTTTGCATCTACCCAGCTCCTCAGATCTCCACGGCTGTGGTAGAGCCCTACAACGCTATCCTGACCACCCACACCACACTAGAGCACACCGACTGTTCTTTCATGGTGGACAACGAGGCCATTTACAACATCTGCCGCAGAAACCTGGATATCGAGCGTCCTGGTTATGTGAACCTCAACAGGCTGATTGGTCAGATTGTGTCATCGATAACAGCTTCCCTTCGCTTTGATGGAGCTCTGAATGTTGATCTGACAGAGTTCCAGACCAATCTGGTGCCTTATCCCCGAATCCACTTCCCTTTGGTGACGTACGCTCCAGTGATCTCGGCTGAGAAAGCTTACCATGAGCAGCTAAGTGTGGCGGAGATCACCAGTTCCTGCTTCGAGCCAGGCAACCAGATGGTGAAGTGTGACCCTCGCCATGGCAAGTACATGGCTTGTTGTCTGCTTTACCGGGGTGATGTGGTGCCAAAAGATGTCAATGCTGCCATTGCAGCCATCAAGACCAGGCGTAGCATCCAGTTTGTAGACTGGTGCCCCACTGGCTTCAAGGTTGGCATCAATTACCAGCCTCCTACTGTGGTGCCCGGTGGTGACCTGGCCAAGGTGCAGCGTGCAGTCTGTATGCTGAGCAACACCACCGCTATTGCTGAAGCCTGGGCTCGCCTTGACCACAAGTTTGACCTGATGTATGCCAAGCGCGCATTTGTGCATTGgtatgtgggggaggggatggaggagggggagttCTCCGAGGCCCGGGAAGACATGGCAGCCTTGGAGAAGGATTATGAAGAGGTCTGTGCTGACTCTACAGCAGATGATAATGACGGAGACGAATACTGA